The region CGTTGTGTTTTGCATATCACCAAAAAGCTCCAGAGAGATGGAAAGAAGGAGAGAAGCGGCTGCAAAAATTAAAAAACCTTTTAAATCAAAATCCACATCTTTGGAAGTATAATTAGGCATGAATTTAAGTCCTAAAATAATTCCTAGAACTCCAATAGGAATATTGATTAAAAAAATCCAGTGCCATGAAAGGTAATCTACCATGTATCCTCCCACCAACGGCCCTAAAACAGGTCCGATAAGTGCCGGAATAATAGCAAAATTCATGGCTTTTAGTAATTCATTTTTATCAAAAGTTTTAATGAGTGCCAATTTTCCCACCGGAGTCATAAGGCTTCCTCCGACACCCTGAATGACTCTTGAAATAACAAGATGGGTAAGGTTTTGCGAAAAGGCACAAAATAATGACCCTAAGCTGAAAAGTACTAAAGAAAAAATAAAAACTTTTTTGGTTCCGAATCTGTCTGCTAAAAATCCGCTTGCAGGCATAAAAACCGCCAGTGTTAAAACATAACTGATGATGGCATTCTGCATATTGAGAGGAGATTCATGCAGATCTTTGGCAATCGAAGGTAAAGACGTATTTAAAATGGTTGAGTCGAGCATCTGCATGAAAATTGCGGTAGCAAGAATCAGGGGTAGAATTTTTTTAATTGAATTGGGTTGTGAAATTACTTCTGACATTTTTTAAGATTTAGATTTCCCTTTAATTGTGGGTTTCCGCCATTTTTACTGCGAAAATCACTATACTGATAAATACGGTATGGGATATGATCAGTTACTTAGATAAAGAAATCTATATAAAATTAAAAAAGTCTTGTGAAATTTCACAAGACTTTTTGATTTATTTTCTAGGTTTTTCTACTCCTTTCCATTCATCACCGGCTTTTCTGTACTGGCTCAAAATGTAAGTTTTGAAATCTTTTGTTTTATACTCGATATTATCGGTGTTTTGTTCAAACGGCATGATGTAGTAATAATCTGTATCTGTCTTGTCTGTTTTTGTTCCTTTTTTTACAGTCGGAACATATTTTGAAAATTTATAATTTGGAAGATATTGTCTTAGTCTTGTATAGAATGCTTTATCTTCTTTTTCGTCAGGAATGATATCTACGATATTGAAGTCGTCTTTTTTCTTATCGATCCAAAGGTAGTATGTTTTTTCCTCTTTTGTCTTTTTGTTTAATGAATTAAAAGCAAACAGTTCTTTCGGAACCAATTCTTTTATTTTTTCAGGATCAACTTTTGTAAAGTATTCCCCTTGAGAAGGATCTACATAAGTCTCAAGATTGTACATCAATACAGAATTGTTCTCAACATTTTTGTTTTTGAAGTATTGATTAAGAGATAATTCTGCTGTAGCTCTCAATTCTTTTCCTCTTGCGTCCAATTTCTTAGTTGGGTTTTGAGGATTTACCTTTTTTACAAATTCATATAAAACTACAGGCTTTACATCTTTAAGATGCGGATATGTTTTAAGTTGTTCAGCTTTTGCCAACCAGTAATATTGTTGATAATAATCATCTTTTTCGTTATCCTTTACGGTTTTGTACGCTAAGGCTAGTTTCTTTGAGTTTAAATATTTGGCAAATTTACCTTGTCCAAAAGCAAAACTCATGGATAATAAAGCAAAAAAGATAGTAATGTTTCTTTTCATTTTCTTATAATTGAATTTTTCGATTTCCAAATATAATTATTTATTAGATATTATTTTTGATTAACGGTTAAAATCTGACAATATTATTAACGTAAATTCAAAAGAAAATCCTGTATTGCTACAGGATTGATAAATTTTTATGCTAAAGCAGGATTTTATAAGTTAAAAATTAGGTTAATTTAACTCATCCTTAATACTTTATAACTATTATATTATTTGTCATAGGAAGTTTCATGCACTTTTACAGCTCTTCCGCTAGGATCGTTCATTTTCTTGAAAGCTTCATCCCACTCTAATGCGATAGGAGTGGAGCAGGCTACTGATGGAACTGATGGAACTGTTGCAGCGGCTGTTTCACTTGGGAAATGCTCTTCAAAAATTGTTCTGTAACGGTATTCTTCTTTATTCTGAGGAGTATTTAAAGGAAATCTGAATTTTGCATTGATCATCATTTCATCAGTGACTTCTTTTTCAGCGATTGCTTTTAAGGTGTCAATCCATGAATAACCGACACCGTCAGAAAACTGTTCCTTTTGTCTCCATACAATAGATTCCGGAAGAATATCTTCAAATGCTTTTCTTAGTACCCATTTTTCAATCTTACCTTGAGCGGTATCAATCATTTTATCCTTAGGATTGATGGTCATGGCAATATCAATAAACTCTTTGTCCAGAAAAGGAACGCGTCCTTCAATTCCCCAGCTCATTAAAGCTTTATTAGCTCTTAAACAATCATAAAGGTGAAGTTTTCCGAGCTTTCTTACTGTCTCATCATGGAATTCTTTTGCATTCGGAGCTTTATGGAAATATAAATATCCTCCAAATAGCTCGTCAGAACCTTCTCCGGAAAGCACCATTTTGATTCCCATAGATTTAATAACCCTTGCCAGAAGATACATAGGTGTAGAAGCTCTAATGGTGGTGACATCATAAGTTTCCAGATGATAAATTACATCACGTACAGCATCTAAACCTTCCTGAATGGTAAAGTTAACCTCATGATGAACAGAACCAATATGTTCCGCAGCTTTTTTGGCAGCTGCTAAATCCGGAGATCCAACTAAACCTACTGCGAAACTGTGTAATCTGGGATACCATGCTTCCTGTGTATCTCCACTTTCAACCCTTTGTCGGGCAAATTTTGCAGTAATTGCTGAAATAACAGAAGAATCTAATCCTCCTGAAAGTAAAACTCCATAAGGAACATCGCTCATTAATTGTCTGTGAACTGCATCTTCAAGTCCTTTTCTTAATTTTGAAATATCAGTTTCGTTGTCTTTTACAGCATCATAACTTTCCCAATCCCGTTTGTACCATTGCTGAAGATCGCTTCCGTCTTTGCTGTATACAAAATGCCCGGGAAGGAAAGTCTCTATGGTTTTACAGACACCTTCCAATGCTTTTAATTCTGAAGCGGCATAATAATTTCCGTTTTTATCCCAGCCGTGATACAAAGGACATATTCCCATATGATCTCTGGCAATAAGATAAATATCGTTTTCAATATCGTATAAAGAGAAAGCAAAAATTCCGTTGAGCTTTTCAAGGAAATCTTTTCCGTATTTTCTATACAAAGCTAATACAACCTCGCAGTCTGACTGGGTTTGAAATTCATAATCAGGAAATTCCTTTTTTAGTTCCTGATGATTATAAATTTCTCCATTTACGGCCAAAACAACGTTTCCGTCTTTAGTAAATAAAGGCTGTTTCCCGGAAGTGGGATCTACAATCGCTAATCTTTCGTGAGAGAAAATTATTTTATCGTTTTGAAATACGCCGCTCCAGTCAGGACCTCTGTGGCGGATTTTTTTAGACATTTCCAGAACCTGAGGTCTTAAGATTTCGGTTTTTTGTTTGGCATCAAACAAGCATACAATTCCACACATTTTTTATTTTTTTATATATAACAAATGTAGAGGGTGCGTTTAAAAATAGCAAATAAAAATGTTTAGTTTGTTAATTATATGTTTTTATTTGATGGTTTAAGTTTAAAATTTACTATATAAATTAAATTTTGTTTTATTTTGGAGGAAAATTTTAATTGATCATTGTCATTATTTACGAAATAAAAACTAAAAAAAAATTAATCTATGATAATTAATTTAATTTTTTTTTGTTGTTTATTTGTTCTTCGAAATAATTTTTTTTCATCATTTGTGTTTTTACCTTCTTGCAGGGATTCCTGCAAGAAGGTTTTTTTTATTCATTTCCTAACAGCACTCCCGAAACATTCCATGAGCTGAAGCTTGTTCCTTCTGTTGGACCTTGTGGAATTTTCACCTGAATGGTATGTTTTCCAGCCTTTAAATCTCCAAGTGGTATAAAATTAGGATTGGTAACCGTTCCCGGACACCAGTTTGATCTGCTTAAATCCGAAGAGGAAAGACCGTCTGCGAAATTTCCTGATGCCGGATTGTAAAGTCGGTAAGAGCCACAATCTGACCTCCACGGTATAAAAGAATAGGTCATTTTACTGTCAAAGAAAATAGAATTGATTTTAGGGATGAATTCATCACCGTTTTCCCAACCACCGTGACCTGTAGTAATATATTTTAACTGAGCATTTTTCAAATCTTTTTTCAAAGTAAATTCTACAAATAATCCTTTATCCTGGTTAAACATGGTGGAATAATCCTGGCCTGCCATTTCCATAATATTTAAAGTATTAAATAAAGGGATTACAGTATTGTTTTTATAAACCGTCTGGTCACTTTTATGAATGGTGATTTCCAAACTCACTTTATGACCGCCTTTGTCGTAGTTTCCAATAAATGTACCAATCCATAGCTCTTTTTCAGATAAAGAAGGCTTTAGATCTGTAATGTCTTGACGATAAGGACTGATAGTCTGCCAGTTTTTATCTTTTAGTTGGATATGATTGAACTTATTGATTCCGAAAGCTGTAAAAAATCTCATCATTTCAACAGCGGGGTTATAATTTTCAGTAGCAACGACCCCGAAATATTGTTTCCCATTGCCGTTGTCATAAATAGGAAGAGTTTTTACTCCTTTATCTAATCCGTCAAAGAAAGATTGGGATTTATCCTGAGGTATAAAAAATACAGTTCCTGTTCTGTCGTAGGCATCACCGTTTGACTGCTGTTTTAATTCAACGAAAATATTTTCTCCGTCAGTAATTTTTGGAAACTTAACTTTTCTAAGAATAATGGTTCCGTTGGCAAATCGTTTTACATTTTCGTCAGATTTTGAAGCATCAGAAAAATTGATGGTCTCATTATCAAAAATCTTCAATGTGGTAAATCTGCTTTTCCAGAGAAGGTCTTTATATCCCAGTTGATCTGTTGAGGAAATAGTACCTTTCAGAATATGATCAATGTCGTTTTTTTTAACTTTCTTAATAAAACTGGCTGTGATGACAGAATTTTTGTTTCTTTCAATTTCTAGAACAAAGCCAAGATTTTGTCCGATTGTTGAAGGGCCT is a window of Candidatus Chryseobacterium colombiense DNA encoding:
- the asnB gene encoding asparagine synthase B; protein product: MCGIVCLFDAKQKTEILRPQVLEMSKKIRHRGPDWSGVFQNDKIIFSHERLAIVDPTSGKQPLFTKDGNVVLAVNGEIYNHQELKKEFPDYEFQTQSDCEVVLALYRKYGKDFLEKLNGIFAFSLYDIENDIYLIARDHMGICPLYHGWDKNGNYYAASELKALEGVCKTIETFLPGHFVYSKDGSDLQQWYKRDWESYDAVKDNETDISKLRKGLEDAVHRQLMSDVPYGVLLSGGLDSSVISAITAKFARQRVESGDTQEAWYPRLHSFAVGLVGSPDLAAAKKAAEHIGSVHHEVNFTIQEGLDAVRDVIYHLETYDVTTIRASTPMYLLARVIKSMGIKMVLSGEGSDELFGGYLYFHKAPNAKEFHDETVRKLGKLHLYDCLRANKALMSWGIEGRVPFLDKEFIDIAMTINPKDKMIDTAQGKIEKWVLRKAFEDILPESIVWRQKEQFSDGVGYSWIDTLKAIAEKEVTDEMMINAKFRFPLNTPQNKEEYRYRTIFEEHFPSETAAATVPSVPSVACSTPIALEWDEAFKKMNDPSGRAVKVHETSYDK
- a CDS encoding GLPGLI family protein, which encodes MSQKILLSFFSFLCCLTFAQTYEVQYISSYNGKILTEQSPTLVWANEKENFILNNKIREQKANYPFEITKIEKPSNTIVSYAFLKPNETISASDAESIGKQTFEFTNETKKILGYTCKKAVTKINSNTIEVWYTNDLKIQGGPSTIGQNLGFVLEIERNKNSVITASFIKKVKKNDIDHILKGTISSTDQLGYKDLLWKSRFTTLKIFDNETINFSDASKSDENVKRFANGTIILRKVKFPKITDGENIFVELKQQSNGDAYDRTGTVFFIPQDKSQSFFDGLDKGVKTLPIYDNGNGKQYFGVVATENYNPAVEMMRFFTAFGINKFNHIQLKDKNWQTISPYRQDITDLKPSLSEKELWIGTFIGNYDKGGHKVSLEITIHKSDQTVYKNNTVIPLFNTLNIMEMAGQDYSTMFNQDKGLFVEFTLKKDLKNAQLKYITTGHGGWENGDEFIPKINSIFFDSKMTYSFIPWRSDCGSYRLYNPASGNFADGLSSSDLSRSNWCPGTVTNPNFIPLGDLKAGKHTIQVKIPQGPTEGTSFSSWNVSGVLLGNE